The sequence CCGTCTTCGCTCTCGATCGCGGCTTCCAGCGCCTCGCGGGTCACTTCGCGGTCGGTGATCTCGGCCTTGTCGAACAGGAAGTCGACGACCTTGTCCTCGAACAAGGGCGCGCGCAGCTGGGCGGCCGCCATCGGCTCGTTGCGGACATATTCGAAGAAGCGCTGGCGCTGGTCGGCCGGATATTGCTGCGCGGCCTGCGCGATCAGCTGGTTCATCTCGTTGGCGTTGACCTCGACGCCATTGGCGTTGCCGATCTCGGACAGCAGCAGACCCAGACGGACGCGGCGCTCGGCGATGGCGACATATTCGTCGCGCTCGGTCTCGAGCTCGGCCTTGGCGGCGGCGACATCTTCCTCATGCTCCGCTTCGTGCTGGAGCTGGTGCCAGATCTGCTGGAACTCGGCATCGACCATCGACGGCGGCACCGGGAAATCATGGCCCGCGGCGAGCTGATCGAGCAGCTTGCGCTTCATATGCGTGCGGGTCAGGCCATTGAGCTGCTGCTCGATCTGGCCCTTGAGGAGACCGGTGAGCTGCTCGAGGCTCTGCAGGCCAAGCTGCTTGGCGAAGTCATCGTCGATCTTGGCTTCGCCGGCGGTCTTCACCGCGGTGATCTTGAGATCGAAGGTCGCGGGCTTGCCGGCGAGATCCTTCGAGCCATAATCCTCGGGGAAGGTCACCGAAATCTGCTTCTCGTCGCCGGCCTTCACGCCGACGAGCTGATCCTCGAAACCGGGGATCAGGCGGCCCGAGCCGATCTCGACGGCCATGTCGGTGCCGGTGCCGCCGTCGAACGCGACGCCGTCAGCGGTCTTGCCGACGAAATCCATCGTAACCTGGTCGCCGGTCGCGGCCTTGTGCTTGGGGCCGGCATCGCTCCACGACTTCTGCTGGCCGGCGAGCTGCTCGAGCTGCGCGGTCACCGCGGCGTCATCGGCCGGCACCGTCAGGCGCTCGAGCTTGAGCCCCTCGATCGACGGCGTCGGCACATCGGGAAGCACTTCGAGCTCGACCTTGACTTCGGCGTCGCCACCGGCGGCATATTCGCCTTCCAGGCTCACCGACGGCTGCATCGCCGGACGCAGCTTCTTGTCGGCGATCAGCTGCTGCACGCCTTCCTGGATCGAGCTGTTGAGCGCTTCCTGCGCCAGCGATTCGCCGTGCATCTTGCGGATCAGGTTGGCCGGCACCTTGCCGGGACGGAAACCGGGCATGCGGATCGTCGGAGCGACGCGCTTCACTTCGGCATCGACCTTCGAATCGATATCCTTGGCAGTGATCTTCAGCGTGAAGGCGCGCTTGAGGCCCTCGTTCAACGTCTCGACAGTCTGCATCAGTTCGAACTTCCAAAAAGAATGAGATCGCGGCGCCGAAACGCTGATCAGAGAGCGGCGGTGCTGGTGCGGGCGAAGGGACTCGAACCCCCACACCTTTCGATACCAGAACCTAAATCTGGCGCGTCTACCAGTTCCGCCACGCCCGCAGGGGCACCGCCGGTCGGGCGGCTCTATAGCAATCAGGCGAGCGGGGGCAAGGGCACAAGCAACTTGCGCGTCGGCGCGGCGTTGAGAGGAGCAAAAGGAGTGCCTTCGATGCCAGTAGAACCGCCGATCAAGCCGACTACCCCTCCCGACGAAACCCCCGCCGCGCCGCAGCCGGGACAGCCGGAGACGCCACCGCCCGAATATGCCCCACCGGCCCCAGACATCGACGTACCGGCGCCCAACCCCGGCGGCGATCCCCCGGCAACCCCGATGCAGCCCACTGCCTGAGGAGGAAATCATGTCCGATACCGATCACACCGATACCCGCTCCGATCTCGAACGGGCCGTGCAGTCGCGCGCCGACGAAGCCAATGGCGGTGGCGACACCTCGGCGCTGAAACCCACCGGCGTGAAGGACGGCATCGGCGGCACCGCCGGCGAGGACAAGAATCAGGGCCGGGACCAGCAATAGCACCGTGAGCCCCGAGATGATCGACGTCTATTTGCGCAAGCTGCGCGCCCGCCACCGCATCAGCGCGCTGGAGGAGGCGGCGATCGTCGATTCG is a genomic window of Sphingomonas sp. containing:
- the tig gene encoding trigger factor, producing the protein MQTVETLNEGLKRAFTLKITAKDIDSKVDAEVKRVAPTIRMPGFRPGKVPANLIRKMHGESLAQEALNSSIQEGVQQLIADKKLRPAMQPSVSLEGEYAAGGDAEVKVELEVLPDVPTPSIEGLKLERLTVPADDAAVTAQLEQLAGQQKSWSDAGPKHKAATGDQVTMDFVGKTADGVAFDGGTGTDMAVEIGSGRLIPGFEDQLVGVKAGDEKQISVTFPEDYGSKDLAGKPATFDLKITAVKTAGEAKIDDDFAKQLGLQSLEQLTGLLKGQIEQQLNGLTRTHMKRKLLDQLAAGHDFPVPPSMVDAEFQQIWHQLQHEAEHEEDVAAAKAELETERDEYVAIAERRVRLGLLLSEIGNANGVEVNANEMNQLIAQAAQQYPADQRQRFFEYVRNEPMAAAQLRAPLFEDKVVDFLFDKAEITDREVTREALEAAIESEDGFDTGTHHHDHDNHKPKGKKAAAKPKAEKAKAEEPAKKDATKAAPSKADKPAKAPKEEAVVAEPVKKAATKKAAEPKVEKAADEKPAAKKAPAKKK